The following proteins come from a genomic window of Nicotiana tomentosiformis chromosome 12, ASM39032v3, whole genome shotgun sequence:
- the LOC104109862 gene encoding NDR1/HIN1-like protein 12, which translates to MTTLSFIFNSNGYESEEQQKRKNRLLRLSHQQTTNSETGLAADRHSVSLKIISTKHADHLFFLPMPKPVLGPERRTNPLIWCVATLCTFITLAVIITGLVVFIGYMIVRPKVPQMSVVSANVDNFSYDMSSNLIVKVSIVINAENDNAKAHASFYETIYTLTFHGVKVAYLRADPFDVPQNSSTPLYYPVESTSISLTPEEGEVAEMSLDQKQVVLYLKGNTRTRWRVGFIGSVKFWLHLNCQLKLPLDGSTIYPKKCSTKSR; encoded by the exons ATGACCACATTATCCTTTAT ATTTAATAGCAACGGTTATGAATCCGAAGAACAACAGAAAAGAAAGAACCGTCTACTCAGACTATCACATCAGCAAACAACAAATAGTGAAACGGGACTAGCAGCTGATAGGCATTCTGTTAGCTTGAAGATCATATCAACCAAACACGCTGATCACCTCTTCTTCCTCCCAATGCCAAAGCCCGTTTTAGGCCCGGAACGACGCACCAACCCTTTAATCTGGTGTGTTGCCACACTCTGTACCTTCATAACCCTAGCCGTGATCATCACTGGCCTCGTTGTCTTCATTGGATACATGATCGTCAGGCCAAAAGTTCCTCAAATGAGTGTCGTGAGTGCAAATGTGGACAATTTTTCCTATGACATGTCTAGTAACCTAATTGTCAAGGTTTCAATTGTTATCAACGCTGAAAATGACAATGCAAAAGCCCATGCAAGTTTCTATGAGACAATTTATACACTCACTTTCCATGGTGTCAAAGTTGCTTATTTAAGAGCTGACCCTTTTGATGTACCTCAAAATAGCTCAACTCCGTTGTATTATCCAGTGGAGTCAACGTCGATTTCGTTGACTCCCGAAGAAGGAGAAGTTGCTGAAATGTCATTGGATCAGAAACAAGTAGTTCTTTATCTCAAAGGGAATACAAGGACTAGGTGGAGAGTAGGGTTTATTGGTTCTGTTAAGTTCTGGCTGCATCTTAATTGTCAGCTTAAGTTACCATTAGATGGAAGTACTATTTACCCAAAAAAATGCAGCACCAAATCTAGATAA
- the LOC104109861 gene encoding uncharacterized protein, whose translation MALSPPNLYAKGDAYGIKYFEIKTKPSQLKLCFSCRARAKAALSTRSSSIEVPRQWYNLVADLPIKPPPPLHPKAFQPIKPEDLSPLFCDELIKQEASIDQFIDIPEEVLDVYSLWRPTPLIRAKRLEKLLDTPARIYYKYEGGSPAGSHKPNTAVPQAWYNKMGSVKNVVTETGAGQWGSALSFACSLFGLNCEVWQVRASFDQKPYRKMMMQTWGAKVHPSPSDLTEAGRTILRMDPSSPGSLGIAISEAVEIAATNADTKYCLGSVLNHVLLHQTVIGEECIKQMEDFGETPDVIIGCTGGGSNFAGLAFPFIREKLKGKINPLIRAVEPAACPSLTKGVYAYDYGDTAGMTPLMKMHTLGHDFIPDPIHAGGLRYHGMAPLISHVYELGFMEAISIPQTECFKGAIQFARSEGLIPAPEPTHAIAATIREALRCKERGESKVILMAMCGHGHFDLSSYDKYLQGSLVDLSFSEEKIKASLAKIPQPMS comes from the exons ATGGCACTATCCCCCCCAAATCTGTATGCAAAAg GTGATGCTTATGGGATTAAGTATTTTGAGATTAAGACAAAGCCAAGTCAATTAAAGCTTTGCTTCAGCTGTAGAGCAAGGGCAAAGGCAGCTCTTAGTACTCGTTCGAGCTCCATTGAAGTTCCTCGTCAGTGGTACAATCTAGTTGCGGACCTTCCAATCAAACCTCCACCACCTTTGCATCCCAAGGCTTTTCAACCTATCAAGCCTGAGGATTTGTCTCCTCTTTTCTGCGATGAGTTGATTAAGCAGGAGGCAAGCATCGACCAGTTTATTGATATACCGGAAGAAGTTTTAGATGTCTACAGCCTTTGGCGCCCGACCCCTCTGATTAG AGCTAAGAGGTTGGAGAAATTGCTTGATACACCTGCGCGAATATATTACAAGTATGAAGGCGGTAGCCCAGCAGGTTCGCACAAGCCCAACACTGCTGTTCCTCAGGCCTGGTACAATAAAATGGGAAGTGTCAAAAATGTAGTAACGGAGACTGGGGCAGGACAATGGGGGAGCGCACTATCATTTGCTTGCAGCTTATTTGGTCTCAACTGTGAG GTATGGCAAGTTAGAGCGTCTTTTGATCAGAAACCCTATCGTAAAATGATGATGCAAACTTGGGGTGCCAAGGTGCACCCTTCTCCTTCTGACCTTACAGAGGCTGGTCGGACTATTCTACGAATGGATCCTTCAAGTCCAGGAAGTTTAGGTATAGCTATTTCAGAGGCTGTGGAGATTGCAGCTACAAATGCTGACACTAAGTATTGCTTAGGAAGTGTTCTTAATCATGTTTTGTTACATCAGACTGTTATCGGTGAGGAGTGTATAAAACAGATGGAGGATTTTGGAGAGACTCCAGATGTGATCATTGGTTGCACTGGGGGTGGATCCAATTTTGCTGGACTTGCTTTCCCATTTATCCGCGAGAAGCTTAAGGGAAAAATTAATCCTCTTATTAGAGCGGTTGAACCTGCAGCTTGCCCCTCCTTGACGAAAGGCGTATATGCTTATGACTATGGAGACACAGCAGGCATGACTCCGTTAATGAAAATGCATACACTTGGTCATGACTTCATACCGGACCCCATTCACGCCG GGGGGCTTCGTTACCATGGCATGGCGCCATTGATATCACACGTCTATGAATTGGGTTTTATGGAAGCAATATCAATTCCCCAGACTGAATGTTTTAAAG GCGCAATACAGTTTGCTAGGTCCGAGGGATTGATACCTGCACCAGAACCAACTCATGCAATAGCTGCCACAATCAGGGAAGCTCTACGATGTAAAGAGAGAGGAGAATCGAAAGTTATACTCATGGCAATGTGTGGACATGGCCATTTTGATTTGTCATCTTATGATAAGTATTTGCAGGGTAGCTTGGTTGATTTGTCATTTTCAGAAGAGAAAATAAAAGCCTCACTGGCCAAAATACCCCAACCAATGTCCTAA